A single genomic interval of Mycolicibacterium holsaticum DSM 44478 = JCM 12374 harbors:
- a CDS encoding SDR family NAD(P)-dependent oxidoreductase → MACDGKVALVTGSSRGLGKAIAQRLASEGATVALTARTMEPDPKYQGSLRQTLEEIESAGGTAVAVAADLSDVEERGRLFAEVVQQVGAPDILVNNAAVTFLRPLDEFPERRVRLMMEMHVMAPLHLTQLAIPAMRERGCGWVLNVTSVGGDLPDGPPFSDFDRSAGFGVYGTVKAALNRLTKSLAAELYDDGIAVNAAAPTNPVATEGAGALDLAKTDTEDISLITETAFQLCTGDPTTLTGRIAHTQAFLREIGRL, encoded by the coding sequence ATGGCGTGTGACGGCAAGGTCGCCCTCGTCACCGGCAGCAGCCGAGGGCTCGGCAAGGCGATCGCTCAGCGGCTCGCGAGCGAAGGAGCCACGGTCGCGCTGACCGCGCGGACCATGGAACCCGATCCCAAATACCAAGGCTCACTACGTCAGACGCTTGAGGAGATCGAATCCGCGGGCGGGACGGCGGTCGCGGTGGCCGCGGATCTGTCCGACGTCGAGGAACGCGGACGGCTGTTCGCCGAGGTGGTGCAGCAGGTCGGTGCGCCCGACATCCTCGTCAACAACGCCGCGGTCACCTTCCTGCGCCCGCTCGACGAGTTCCCCGAGCGCCGGGTGCGGCTGATGATGGAGATGCACGTGATGGCGCCCCTGCACCTCACCCAGCTGGCCATCCCGGCCATGCGGGAGCGCGGCTGCGGCTGGGTGCTCAACGTGACATCGGTCGGCGGTGACCTGCCCGACGGGCCGCCGTTCTCCGACTTCGACCGCAGCGCCGGGTTCGGGGTGTACGGCACGGTCAAGGCGGCGTTGAACCGGCTGACGAAAAGCCTTGCGGCCGAACTGTACGACGACGGCATCGCGGTCAACGCCGCGGCGCCGACCAATCCCGTCGCCACCGAGGGCGCCGGCGCGCTCGACCTGGCCAAGACCGACACCGAGGACATTTCGCTGATCACCGAGACGGCATTCCAGTTGTGCACCGGCGATCCCACGACACTGACCGGTCGCATCGCCCACACCCAGGCGTTTCTGCGCGAAATCGGCCGGCTGTGA
- a CDS encoding LLM class flavin-dependent oxidoreductase, whose amino-acid sequence MKVQPAAYLRTTLPLDLSQLPELDSGRYHSIWLPDHMVSFWPDSIWTPEFTDLATVSPSPHRHLDAMAVAAAAAVLTTNVPLVTSVVDTVRRHPSLLAQSALTIGHLAKGRFVLGLGSGETENTVPYGFDFTKPVSRFEEALHVIRLLWDSDGPVDFDGQFYRLRHARLDTEPYDGRVPPIWIGASGQRTLDIVGRYADGWWPTGAWTPEDYAEKLATVRASADRAGRDPLAITPCYIQVCLIAPDDAALEEILAAPLVKAFLLQVSAPMLRRFGYEHPMGESWRGYQDIDPAVLTRERILDFLAGVQPEMLLSVIPHGTPKQVARIVKDYVDAGLRVPKILDYGGMAGLQYAAASAQHVREAEDELLCLCGDLR is encoded by the coding sequence GTGAAAGTTCAACCCGCCGCGTACCTGCGCACCACGCTGCCGCTGGACCTGTCGCAGCTGCCCGAACTCGACAGCGGCCGCTACCACTCGATCTGGCTACCCGATCACATGGTCAGCTTCTGGCCGGACTCCATCTGGACCCCCGAATTCACCGATCTGGCAACGGTTTCCCCGTCACCGCACCGACACCTGGACGCGATGGCGGTCGCGGCCGCCGCCGCGGTGCTGACCACCAACGTTCCGCTGGTGACCAGCGTCGTCGACACCGTTCGGCGGCACCCGTCGCTGCTCGCCCAGAGCGCGCTGACCATCGGCCATCTGGCCAAGGGCCGGTTCGTCCTGGGCCTGGGCAGCGGCGAAACCGAGAACACCGTGCCCTACGGGTTCGACTTCACCAAGCCGGTCAGCCGCTTCGAGGAAGCGCTGCACGTGATCCGGCTGCTGTGGGACAGCGACGGTCCCGTCGACTTCGACGGGCAGTTCTACCGGCTGCGGCACGCGCGGCTGGACACCGAACCGTACGACGGCCGTGTCCCGCCGATCTGGATCGGGGCAAGCGGGCAACGCACGCTGGACATCGTCGGGCGCTACGCCGACGGTTGGTGGCCGACGGGTGCGTGGACACCCGAGGACTACGCCGAAAAGCTCGCGACGGTACGGGCTTCCGCGGACCGCGCCGGGCGCGACCCGTTGGCCATCACCCCGTGCTACATCCAGGTGTGCCTGATCGCGCCCGACGATGCGGCGCTCGAAGAGATCCTGGCGGCCCCGCTGGTGAAGGCGTTCCTGCTGCAGGTCTCCGCGCCCATGCTGCGCAGGTTCGGCTACGAGCACCCGATGGGCGAGAGCTGGCGCGGTTATCAGGACATCGACCCCGCCGTGCTCACCCGCGAACGGATCCTGGACTTCCTTGCCGGAGTGCAACCCGAGATGCTGCTGTCGGTGATTCCGCACGGCACGCCGAAACAGGTCGCTCGCATCGTCAAGGATTATGTCGACGCGGGTTTGCGCGTGCCCAAGATCCTGGACTACGGCGGTATGGCGGGGCTGCAGTACGCGGCCGCGTCGGCCCAGCACGTACGCGAGGCCGAGGACGAGCTGCTGTGCCTGTGCGGAGACCTGCGGTGA
- a CDS encoding sulfotransferase family protein, with product MSARLDATSMLGRAQAETGLTDYGDASLPQRFALVVEHLNSIGMDADGARNAADVCHWLLTARLQFFEDRRRYPLADEVIERPMFVTGEPRSGTTLMHALMSVDPDARALRFWEVMYPSPPPGLAAGDDPRRARADADWREINAKLPKWLHSHPYNDMLGDGLPEDERTWAFDFRVMTPTAWWRVPMPTVVGGLPTDPAAQYRIHRAMLQQFQYRRPRKQWVLKGFHGFRLKELFATYPDAKLMWLHRDPVQVAASRTMMMADIAEGIVGPVDLQAAAKMHLGLTRESIENTMTNPLVGDPRILHVRYTDFVADQVGTVRRFYDFCGRPLSEQAEAAMRRYLVNNRGDRHGKFRYSTTLLTDIGEDLDALHEEFRPFRERFGVEIEKRN from the coding sequence GTGAGCGCACGGTTGGACGCGACGTCGATGCTGGGCCGGGCGCAGGCCGAAACCGGGTTGACGGATTACGGCGATGCCAGCCTGCCGCAGCGGTTCGCCCTGGTCGTCGAGCACCTCAACAGCATCGGCATGGACGCCGACGGCGCGCGCAACGCCGCCGACGTATGCCATTGGCTATTGACCGCGCGACTGCAGTTCTTCGAAGACCGGCGCCGATATCCCTTGGCCGATGAGGTGATCGAGCGGCCCATGTTCGTCACGGGCGAACCGCGCTCGGGTACCACGCTGATGCACGCGCTGATGTCGGTGGACCCCGACGCACGCGCCCTGCGCTTCTGGGAGGTGATGTACCCGTCGCCGCCGCCGGGCCTGGCCGCTGGTGACGATCCCCGCCGCGCCCGCGCGGATGCCGACTGGCGCGAGATCAACGCCAAACTGCCGAAATGGCTGCACAGCCATCCGTACAACGACATGCTCGGCGACGGGCTGCCCGAGGACGAACGCACCTGGGCCTTCGACTTCCGGGTGATGACGCCGACGGCGTGGTGGCGGGTGCCGATGCCGACCGTGGTCGGCGGCCTGCCCACCGATCCCGCAGCGCAGTACCGCATCCATCGGGCGATGCTGCAACAATTCCAGTACCGCCGACCCCGCAAACAATGGGTGCTCAAGGGTTTTCACGGGTTTCGCCTCAAGGAGCTGTTCGCGACCTACCCCGACGCGAAGCTGATGTGGCTGCACCGCGACCCCGTCCAGGTGGCGGCGTCGCGCACGATGATGATGGCCGACATCGCCGAAGGGATCGTCGGGCCGGTGGACCTGCAGGCCGCGGCGAAGATGCACCTGGGCCTGACCCGCGAGAGCATCGAGAACACGATGACCAACCCGCTGGTCGGCGACCCGCGGATTCTGCACGTCCGCTACACCGACTTCGTCGCCGACCAGGTCGGCACCGTCCGCCGGTTCTACGATTTCTGCGGCAGGCCACTGAGCGAACAAGCCGAGGCCGCGATGCGGCGCTATCTGGTGAACAACCGCGGCGACCGGCACGGCAAGTTCCGGTACTCCACCACGTTGCTGACCGACATCGGTGAAGATCTCGACGCGCTTCACGAGGAGTTCCGCCCGTTCCGTGAGCGTTTCGGCGTCGAGATCGAGAAGCGGAACTGA
- a CDS encoding sugar phosphate isomerase/epimerase family protein produces MHERLSVHSVTFFGTPLPELQSHWEALGVRRLSLIDTQLAEPGLRDLLAQHGYTVDSVYHLFTTTAELTRVIDAAAAVGARVVYLLTGGRGEHSWEQAAERFCVAVAPCVGQAERAGVALAIENASALYADMHIAHTLRDTVTLAEMAGLGVCIDLFHCWAEAGLAELVSQALPITQQIQLSDYVLGDRALPARAVPGDGVIPIERFLALVLACGYPHGFDLELIGPRIEGEGRFAAARRACETVSGMLERLGA; encoded by the coding sequence GTGCACGAACGACTCTCGGTGCACAGCGTGACATTTTTCGGCACGCCGCTGCCCGAGCTGCAGTCGCACTGGGAAGCGCTGGGCGTACGGCGGCTGAGCCTCATCGACACCCAACTCGCCGAACCGGGCCTGAGAGACCTCCTCGCCCAGCACGGCTACACCGTGGACTCGGTCTATCACCTGTTCACGACCACCGCAGAGCTGACCCGGGTCATCGACGCCGCCGCCGCGGTGGGTGCGCGCGTCGTCTACCTGCTGACCGGAGGCCGCGGCGAACACAGTTGGGAGCAGGCCGCCGAACGGTTCTGCGTGGCGGTTGCACCCTGCGTCGGCCAGGCCGAACGCGCGGGAGTGGCCCTGGCGATCGAGAACGCCTCGGCACTGTATGCCGACATGCACATCGCCCACACCCTTCGGGACACGGTCACGCTGGCCGAGATGGCCGGGCTCGGCGTGTGCATCGACCTGTTCCACTGTTGGGCCGAAGCGGGCCTTGCCGAGTTGGTGTCGCAGGCCTTGCCGATCACCCAGCAGATCCAGCTGAGCGACTACGTGCTGGGCGACCGCGCGCTGCCGGCGCGTGCGGTCCCCGGTGACGGCGTCATCCCGATCGAGCGGTTCCTCGCCCTGGTACTTGCCTGCGGCTACCCGCACGGCTTCGACCTGGAGCTGATCGGACCCCGTATCGAGGGGGAAGGCCGGTTCGCCGCGGCGCGACGCGCCTGTGAGACGGTATCGGGCATGCTGGAAAGACTTGGCGCATAG
- a CDS encoding DUF1214 domain-containing protein has protein sequence MAFGDGADDLALNAAWGAFCDRLKSAGEQVFKDHNATSGLQRADGFRFLTQNLGQAFDLALETRDSRYPVIHTFCNPTRKLGGDCADFLYQQAWIDGRSTYRLAGERGTAPFFNVTVQGPRSGGPGVLSEPFGDVPEANMSGDQLDIGPDGTFEIYIGGQRRGPNWLPTTSESRKLFIRQGFNSWQDRPARMRIERVGMDSPRPLPDPATMIDAMRWAGDFVTGLMDDWPEYPFRYGGVDAEHPNHFPGVGRTDADAKRGRAAANMYWVLGADEALVVEFDAHEGLWMLTNMGVFFTSMDYLYRPVSYTPSRTAVDRDGKVRLVLAHADPGYHNWIDTQGFERGNLTYRHMLDGAPAELRTRVVRFADLADALPPDSKTVNQAERTAQMWARFNGIRRRYGWGR, from the coding sequence ATGGCGTTCGGAGACGGTGCGGACGATCTCGCGTTGAACGCGGCGTGGGGTGCGTTCTGTGACCGGCTGAAGTCGGCGGGCGAGCAGGTGTTCAAGGACCACAACGCCACCTCGGGCCTGCAGCGCGCCGACGGTTTCCGGTTTCTCACCCAGAACCTCGGCCAGGCCTTCGACCTGGCACTGGAAACCAGAGACAGCCGGTATCCGGTCATTCACACCTTCTGCAACCCCACCCGAAAGCTCGGCGGCGACTGCGCGGACTTCCTCTACCAGCAGGCATGGATCGACGGTCGGTCGACGTACCGCCTCGCCGGGGAACGCGGCACCGCACCGTTTTTCAACGTCACCGTGCAGGGGCCCCGATCTGGTGGGCCCGGTGTGCTTTCCGAGCCCTTCGGTGACGTGCCCGAGGCCAACATGTCCGGCGATCAGCTCGATATCGGACCCGACGGCACGTTCGAGATCTACATCGGGGGTCAGCGGCGCGGGCCGAACTGGTTGCCCACCACTTCCGAATCGCGAAAGCTGTTCATCCGTCAGGGCTTTAACTCGTGGCAGGACCGGCCCGCGCGGATGCGTATCGAGCGTGTCGGCATGGACTCGCCGAGGCCGCTGCCCGACCCGGCCACGATGATCGACGCGATGAGGTGGGCGGGCGATTTCGTGACGGGGTTGATGGACGACTGGCCGGAATACCCGTTCCGCTACGGCGGGGTGGACGCCGAACATCCCAACCACTTCCCGGGCGTCGGCCGAACCGACGCCGACGCCAAGCGTGGGCGCGCGGCGGCGAACATGTACTGGGTGCTCGGTGCCGACGAGGCGCTCGTCGTCGAGTTCGACGCCCACGAGGGGCTGTGGATGCTGACGAACATGGGCGTGTTCTTCACCAGCATGGACTACCTCTACCGACCGGTGAGCTATACGCCGAGCCGAACCGCGGTCGACCGCGACGGCAAGGTCCGCCTGGTGCTCGCCCACGCTGATCCCGGCTACCACAACTGGATCGACACCCAGGGCTTCGAGCGCGGAAACCTCACCTACCGGCACATGCTCGACGGCGCACCTGCCGAACTGCGCACCCGGGTGGTCAGATTCGCCGACCTGGCCGATGCGCTTCCGCCGGACAGCAAGACGGTGAACCAGGCCGAGCGCACCGCGCAGATGTGGGCGCGGTTCAACGGAATTCGTCGGCGTTACGGGTGGGGGCGATGA
- a CDS encoding amidase family protein, with protein sequence MTDIALQPAHRLAEAIRRGELSSRELLEHHLARVARYNPPLNAVVTLDPDGARRAADAADAALARNEAVGPLHGVPMTVKDTYQTAGMRTTCGHPEWDHVPERDAEAVRRLRAAGAVIFGKTNTPPRAADWQTFNPIFGTTNNPWDTSRSPGGSSGGAAAALATGLTALELGSDIAGSIRVPANWCGVSGHKPSWGIVPQRGHLPPPPEALAESDLGVMGPMARNVADLELALDILAGPTGPSAVGWRLELPRARASTLGEVRLATWLQDADYPVEADVGAVLDAAVAALSDAGARLVDVKPPVTLAELVGLHQVLLYPLMDTTSTLSHRQWMSANERREQLRAKMAEYFCEVDAVLMPITVVPAVKHDHHEPFIERLIPFGDESRSYFDLFGWVGLATVAYLPATAVPVGRTAEGLPVGLQVVGPYLEDRTTLMVARHLEQLLGGFVAPPGFT encoded by the coding sequence ATGACCGATATCGCGCTGCAGCCTGCCCATCGGCTGGCCGAGGCCATCCGGCGAGGCGAGCTGTCAAGCCGGGAGTTGCTCGAGCACCACCTGGCCCGGGTCGCGCGGTACAACCCACCGCTGAACGCCGTCGTCACACTGGATCCCGACGGCGCCCGGCGCGCCGCCGACGCCGCCGACGCCGCGCTGGCGCGCAACGAGGCGGTCGGTCCGTTGCACGGTGTGCCGATGACCGTCAAGGACACCTACCAGACGGCGGGCATGCGCACCACCTGTGGGCATCCGGAGTGGGATCACGTGCCCGAACGCGACGCGGAGGCGGTCCGGCGGTTGCGTGCGGCCGGCGCCGTGATCTTCGGCAAGACCAATACGCCGCCGCGGGCCGCCGACTGGCAGACGTTCAACCCGATATTCGGCACCACCAACAATCCGTGGGACACCAGCCGCAGCCCGGGCGGCTCGTCGGGCGGCGCGGCCGCCGCGCTCGCAACGGGGCTGACCGCACTCGAACTCGGCAGCGATATCGCGGGATCGATTCGGGTTCCGGCTAATTGGTGCGGCGTATCTGGCCACAAGCCGAGTTGGGGGATCGTGCCGCAACGCGGTCACCTACCCCCGCCACCGGAGGCACTGGCCGAAAGCGACCTCGGGGTGATGGGACCGATGGCACGCAACGTCGCCGATCTCGAACTCGCGCTGGACATCCTCGCAGGACCGACCGGGCCGTCGGCCGTCGGCTGGCGCCTGGAGCTGCCGCGCGCGCGTGCGTCGACGCTGGGGGAAGTGCGGCTGGCGACGTGGCTGCAAGACGCGGACTATCCGGTCGAGGCAGACGTCGGTGCGGTGCTCGATGCCGCGGTCGCCGCGTTGTCCGACGCGGGCGCGCGCCTGGTCGACGTGAAACCCCCGGTGACGCTGGCCGAACTGGTCGGTCTGCACCAGGTGTTGCTGTACCCGCTGATGGACACCACCTCGACGCTGTCGCACCGCCAGTGGATGTCGGCCAACGAGCGCCGCGAACAGCTACGGGCCAAGATGGCGGAATACTTCTGCGAGGTGGATGCGGTGCTGATGCCGATCACCGTCGTGCCGGCGGTCAAGCACGACCACCATGAGCCGTTCATCGAGCGGCTCATCCCGTTCGGTGACGAGAGTCGTTCCTACTTCGATCTTTTCGGTTGGGTAGGCCTTGCCACCGTGGCCTACCTGCCCGCAACGGCCGTTCCCGTCGGCCGCACCGCCGAGGGTCTGCCCGTCGGGCTGCAGGTGGTCGGCCCCTACCTGGAGGACCGCACCACGCTGATGGTCGCGCGACATCTCGAGCAGCTGCTGGGCGGGTTCGTCGCACCGCCCGGCTTCACGTGA
- a CDS encoding cytochrome P450 has translation MTVDDLSAADSDRKKHRYHFDRHTPEYRLQFEKITEEMQSRCPIAWTDTYNGHWVAADSRYVFELARCPAVSNHHDITGETPFQGITIPKASRATVVRGGILEMDEPEHSIYRGALNPYLSPAAIKRWEPFVDEITRAALDEHIESGRIDFVEHLANVVPAVFTLAMMGIELKKWNVYSEPTHASVYTPEHAPEREKINEQHREMGIDIINNMMEIRENPRPGLVNALLQLRIDGEPAPDMEILGNLGLVIGGGFDTTTALTAHALEWLGEHPDERERLSKERDTLLHPATEEFLRFFTPAPGDGRTFAEDVEVEGQQFKQYERLWLSWAMANRDPSVFDKPNEIVLDRKGNRHFSFGIGVHRCVGSNVARTVFKSMLTAVLDRMPDYVCDPAGTVHYETIGVIQGMRNLPATFTPSKPLGPGLDETLEKLQRICDEQQLARPITERKEAAVIN, from the coding sequence GTGACCGTCGACGACTTGAGCGCCGCCGACAGCGATCGCAAAAAACATCGGTATCACTTCGATCGCCACACGCCGGAATACCGGCTGCAGTTCGAGAAGATCACCGAGGAGATGCAGTCCCGGTGCCCGATCGCGTGGACCGACACCTACAACGGGCACTGGGTCGCCGCCGACAGCAGGTACGTGTTCGAACTGGCCCGCTGTCCGGCGGTGTCCAATCACCACGACATCACCGGTGAGACACCGTTTCAGGGCATCACCATTCCCAAAGCCAGCCGCGCCACCGTGGTGCGCGGCGGCATCCTGGAGATGGACGAGCCCGAGCACAGCATCTACCGCGGCGCGCTCAACCCGTACCTTTCGCCGGCCGCGATCAAGCGCTGGGAGCCGTTCGTCGACGAGATCACCCGCGCGGCGCTCGACGAACACATCGAGAGCGGTCGCATCGACTTCGTCGAGCATCTGGCCAACGTGGTGCCTGCGGTGTTCACGCTGGCGATGATGGGCATCGAACTCAAAAAGTGGAACGTCTACAGCGAGCCCACTCACGCTTCGGTGTACACCCCCGAACACGCCCCCGAACGCGAGAAGATCAACGAGCAGCATCGCGAGATGGGCATCGACATCATCAACAACATGATGGAGATTCGGGAGAACCCGCGGCCCGGACTCGTCAATGCGCTGCTGCAACTGCGCATCGACGGCGAACCCGCGCCCGATATGGAGATCCTGGGCAATCTCGGCCTGGTGATCGGCGGCGGCTTCGACACCACCACCGCGCTTACCGCGCACGCCCTGGAGTGGCTGGGCGAGCATCCCGACGAACGCGAGCGGCTCAGCAAAGAACGCGACACGCTGCTGCACCCTGCCACCGAGGAGTTCCTGCGCTTCTTCACGCCCGCACCCGGCGACGGTCGCACCTTCGCCGAGGACGTCGAGGTGGAAGGTCAGCAGTTCAAGCAATATGAGCGGCTGTGGCTGTCGTGGGCGATGGCCAACCGCGACCCGTCGGTGTTCGACAAGCCCAACGAGATCGTGCTGGATCGAAAAGGCAATCGTCACTTCAGCTTCGGCATCGGTGTGCACCGCTGTGTGGGGTCCAACGTCGCGCGCACCGTGTTCAAGTCGATGTTGACGGCGGTACTCGACCGGATGCCCGACTATGTGTGTGATCCCGCGGGCACCGTGCACTACGAGACGATCGGCGTCATCCAGGGCATGCGTAATCTGCCCGCCACGTTCACCCCGAGCAAGCCGCTGGGCCCCGGACTCGACGAGACTCTCGAGAAGTTGCAACGCATCTGCGATGAACAACAGCTCGCTCGGCCGATCACCGAACGCAAGGAAGCCGCCGTTATCAACTGA
- a CDS encoding ferredoxin — MKVFVDPARCQGHTLCAMIAPDSFVLSDIDGTSSPVNEVVPPDQQEAVREAAQSCPEQAITIEE, encoded by the coding sequence ATGAAGGTTTTCGTCGACCCGGCACGGTGCCAGGGCCACACGCTGTGCGCGATGATCGCGCCGGATTCGTTTGTGCTCAGCGATATTGACGGCACCTCATCACCGGTCAACGAAGTGGTTCCGCCGGATCAACAGGAGGCGGTGCGCGAAGCCGCCCAGTCCTGTCCGGAACAGGCCATCACGATCGAAGAGTGA
- a CDS encoding mycofactocin-coupled SDR family oxidoreductase, giving the protein MGRVQGKVAFVTGAARGQGRSHAVRLAEEGADIIAVDLCQDIPTIGYPMATPEDLEETGKLVEKTGRAAVTAQADVREAGQLREALERGIAEFGKVDIVVAQAGVAGMKGQPPLQAWVDVINTNLVGTLNAINVALPHLTEGAAIVATGSTAALMDTHQKNDPGNDPGGMAYVHSKRALSAYVHDLATELAPRGIRANVVHPTNCNTDMLRSEPMYRSFRPDLEKPTLQDAEPVFYVQQAMKVPWIEPVDISNAVLWLASDEARYVTGMQVRVDAGGYLKWYDYHN; this is encoded by the coding sequence GTGGGACGCGTACAGGGAAAGGTCGCTTTCGTCACCGGCGCGGCGCGCGGGCAGGGCCGCAGCCACGCGGTCCGGCTCGCCGAAGAGGGCGCCGACATCATCGCCGTCGACCTGTGTCAGGACATCCCGACGATCGGCTACCCGATGGCGACGCCCGAGGATCTCGAAGAGACCGGGAAGCTCGTCGAGAAGACCGGCCGTGCCGCGGTGACCGCGCAGGCCGACGTCCGCGAGGCCGGCCAACTGCGTGAGGCGCTGGAACGCGGCATCGCCGAGTTCGGCAAGGTCGACATCGTGGTTGCCCAGGCGGGCGTGGCAGGCATGAAAGGCCAACCGCCGCTTCAGGCCTGGGTCGACGTCATCAACACCAACCTGGTCGGCACCCTCAACGCGATCAACGTGGCGCTGCCGCACCTGACCGAGGGCGCGGCGATCGTGGCGACCGGATCCACCGCAGCGCTGATGGACACCCACCAGAAGAACGATCCCGGCAACGACCCCGGCGGCATGGCCTACGTGCACTCCAAACGTGCGCTGTCGGCATATGTCCACGATCTGGCGACCGAACTGGCCCCGCGCGGCATCCGCGCCAACGTCGTGCATCCGACCAACTGCAACACCGACATGCTGCGCAGCGAACCGATGTACCGGTCGTTTCGGCCTGATCTCGAGAAGCCGACGCTGCAGGACGCCGAGCCGGTGTTCTATGTGCAGCAGGCGATGAAGGTGCCGTGGATCGAGCCGGTCGACATCAGCAACGCCGTGTTGTGGTTGGCCTCCGACGAAGCCCGCTACGTCACCGGCATGCAGGTCCGGGTGGACGCCGGCGGGTACCTCAAGTGGTACGACTACCACAACTAA
- a CDS encoding SDR family NAD(P)-dependent oxidoreductase produces the protein MKNAVVTGGGSGIGQAVAQRLRADGLNVATIDITASNAELAFTADVTDRAQIDAALEAVRAQLGPVTVLVNAAGLEKFKRFTDIAFEDWQRVIDVNLNGVFHCVQAVLPDMIEAGWGRIVNISSSSTHSGQPYMSPYVAAKSAVNGLTKSLALEYGPAGITVNAVPPGFIDTPMLRKSEERGYLKVQQSIDTTPVRRIGRPEDIAAACAFLVSEEAGYITGQILGVNGGRNT, from the coding sequence ATGAAGAACGCCGTTGTGACCGGTGGTGGTTCGGGCATCGGGCAGGCCGTCGCCCAACGGTTGCGCGCGGACGGCTTGAACGTCGCCACGATCGACATCACCGCATCGAACGCCGAACTCGCCTTCACCGCCGACGTGACCGACCGGGCCCAGATCGACGCCGCGCTCGAGGCGGTGCGCGCCCAACTCGGTCCGGTGACGGTTCTGGTCAACGCCGCCGGGCTGGAAAAATTCAAGCGCTTCACCGACATCGCGTTCGAGGACTGGCAGCGGGTGATCGACGTCAACCTCAACGGCGTCTTCCACTGCGTGCAGGCCGTGCTGCCCGACATGATCGAGGCCGGCTGGGGCCGAATCGTCAACATCTCCTCCTCCAGCACGCATTCGGGCCAGCCCTACATGTCGCCGTATGTGGCGGCCAAGTCGGCGGTCAACGGGCTGACCAAATCCCTGGCGCTGGAGTACGGACCGGCCGGCATCACGGTCAACGCCGTGCCGCCCGGTTTCATCGATACCCCGATGCTGCGCAAATCCGAAGAGCGTGGCTACCTCAAGGTGCAGCAGAGCATCGACACCACACCGGTGCGGCGCATCGGCAGACCCGAGGACATCGCCGCCGCATGCGCATTTCTCGTCTCCGAGGAGGCGGGCTACATCACCGGACAGATCTTGGGCGTCAACGGCGGCCGAAACACCTAA